Proteins from a single region of Paenibacillus sp. BIHB 4019:
- a CDS encoding AraC family transcriptional regulator, whose protein sequence is MKWDEHMLLWSKAAVRILDIRYKVMWEGQDMLSYRLPANVFLLVTSGSAYVQIDENKTLLKRYHLLHAGKGMYVDVMPAKHEFACYLVFYKAVLPSTSPNSAMKRLAEQDRPFGKFFHVIPPEPAMLYNQIRRMYEGWQQSGVLAQIRMKAMLFEFIYELFTQLETSKEMGSPSDLVTHALRYIHEHYTKPVTMVQLADLLGCSISYMHRLFKAEVGKSPNEYIIGKRMEQAQQYLLTTQLNLREIAESVGYSDVYYFSRLYKKQFGISPLQARKFQSENGFSDVNPLNPSRSSIVPSLPHSYNHDVNENHFHQKGEVDLISNRNTKPSMTALLVLCLSLLMSACQSGGNSISSENQGNHTSNAVNQAAANSAAKDGESAPATRLYKHKYGETEIPVQPKRIITPYHLGHMLALGERPLGAATYVLQYSASAMDTTGIADLGAPLNLEAISDLEPDLIIIIEAYLEPSGGYEAFSKIAPTVVLEAHQDPIKDITLIGDILGKQEEAQQWITQFEAKIAETKERVHQVINPEETFTILNVRTAKNRMIYRDRNMGGNILYTYWGFKPQEKVLKDVIEGIDDESSYLDIAEEAIPEYAGDHLILAAAADAQDSVDELMKSGIWKNLDAVKNNHVYTIDFDQFLFNDPIFSMKQIDILTDLLTAGQ, encoded by the coding sequence ATGAAATGGGATGAACATATGCTGCTGTGGAGCAAAGCGGCTGTACGTATCCTTGATATTCGCTATAAAGTGATGTGGGAAGGGCAGGATATGCTTTCTTACCGACTGCCTGCAAACGTATTTTTGCTTGTTACAAGCGGCAGTGCCTACGTCCAAATTGATGAAAATAAAACCCTGCTCAAGCGGTATCATTTATTGCATGCGGGCAAAGGGATGTATGTAGATGTGATGCCTGCCAAGCATGAATTTGCTTGTTATTTAGTTTTCTACAAGGCCGTCCTCCCCTCCACTTCGCCGAATTCTGCCATGAAGCGGCTTGCCGAGCAAGATAGGCCATTCGGCAAATTTTTTCACGTTATTCCTCCTGAGCCTGCTATGCTGTACAACCAGATTCGCCGAATGTACGAAGGATGGCAGCAATCCGGTGTGCTTGCCCAAATTCGGATGAAGGCTATGCTGTTCGAATTTATATATGAGCTGTTCACCCAACTAGAAACCTCCAAGGAAATGGGCAGCCCTTCTGATCTCGTCACTCATGCTTTGCGGTATATTCATGAGCATTACACCAAACCCGTTACAATGGTTCAATTGGCCGATCTCCTCGGCTGCAGCATCAGCTATATGCACAGGCTGTTTAAAGCAGAGGTAGGCAAAAGCCCGAATGAATATATCATCGGAAAGCGCATGGAGCAGGCTCAACAATATTTGCTTACTACTCAGCTGAATTTGCGGGAAATAGCCGAATCAGTCGGTTATTCGGATGTGTATTATTTTAGCCGCTTATATAAAAAACAGTTCGGCATCTCGCCACTGCAAGCTCGAAAATTTCAGTCTGAAAACGGGTTTAGCGATGTTAATCCATTAAATCCGTCACGATCCTCTATTGTTCCATCCCTGCCGCACTCCTATAATCATGATGTAAATGAAAATCATTTTCATCAAAAGGGAGAGGTAGATTTGATTTCAAACCGCAATACAAAACCTTCAATGACTGCTTTGCTCGTGCTGTGCCTATCACTGCTAATGAGCGCCTGCCAATCGGGAGGCAATTCAATAAGCTCAGAAAATCAGGGCAATCACACATCCAACGCTGTCAATCAAGCAGCGGCTAACTCCGCTGCAAAGGATGGCGAATCCGCTCCGGCTACAAGGCTTTACAAGCATAAATACGGAGAAACCGAAATTCCTGTGCAGCCAAAGCGGATTATCACGCCTTACCATCTCGGACATATGCTCGCACTCGGCGAGCGTCCACTCGGTGCTGCTACCTATGTGCTGCAATACTCCGCAAGCGCGATGGATACAACTGGTATTGCCGATTTAGGAGCTCCTCTTAATCTGGAGGCCATTTCCGATCTGGAACCGGATTTAATTATTATAATAGAAGCTTACCTTGAACCAAGCGGCGGTTATGAGGCATTCAGTAAAATCGCCCCTACCGTTGTGCTAGAGGCACATCAGGATCCAATCAAAGATATTACACTGATTGGAGATATACTTGGCAAGCAAGAGGAAGCTCAGCAATGGATTACCCAATTCGAAGCCAAAATTGCCGAAACCAAAGAGCGCGTACACCAAGTCATTAACCCGGAGGAAACGTTCACGATACTGAATGTAAGAACCGCCAAAAATCGAATGATTTATCGGGACCGCAATATGGGCGGCAATATTTTGTATACGTATTGGGGATTTAAACCTCAGGAGAAAGTTTTGAAGGATGTAATCGAAGGCATTGATGATGAATCCTCTTATCTGGATATAGCGGAGGAAGCGATTCCTGAGTATGCTGGCGATCACTTAATATTAGCCGCCGCTGCAGATGCACAAGATTCAGTTGACGAGCTAATGAAGAGCGGGATTTGGAAAAATCTTGATGCCGTGAAAAATAATCACGTGTATACGATCGATTTTGATCAGTTCCTATTCAACGATCCGATCTTTTCGATGAAGCAAATCGATATATTAACGGATCTGCTAACTGCAGGCCAATAA
- a CDS encoding glycosyltransferase family 39 protein — protein sequence MVKGIQKILYVLLACFIGLFIASSFFVRAEYQFYEYGDTPHLGKQQLVLFILIIGTVLALSIFLYKLCLKLNKYSWKIVIPATLLLSCALQIAIIFLFPRLPTDDSETVLSLAMSMLYQKDYSTFQTGGYLYMFPFNFSIVLYLKTLLQLFPDNYLVIKAFNILFTLVTTLMIYLLYRELNSKSKENDYGVLVFGATYIPALFMSNFIYNDVIATAFLTSALYFSVRFIRTKSIKTIILAAILLAIGNYFRSIGVIFLIAVLLSLIFNLRKIGVKKAIASLILLAALFNVPAWTQNAALQATNVVDESVNENSAPVYMWLNMGINKDTFGFWDNRQSYNIYQRDAGYNKADSVELFKESISNKLSEASIGDLTEMYFKKIVWTWTEGTYQMERYGMGNDGSSDTGGRRSFNLERYSYTTWATDLFKADSNYRTGLLWVLYVMSFLMYVGIFIRLLGGIKGKRFEETSLILVILGFIGFYLLWEIKSRYIYPVYPLLIVLSYMGFKDFYEYGWKKYFQR from the coding sequence ATGGTTAAGGGCATTCAAAAAATATTGTATGTGCTGCTTGCTTGTTTTATCGGACTTTTTATCGCGTCGTCGTTTTTTGTGAGGGCGGAATATCAATTTTACGAATACGGCGATACGCCACACTTGGGAAAGCAGCAGCTGGTTTTATTTATTTTGATCATCGGGACAGTCCTCGCCTTAAGCATCTTTCTATACAAGCTTTGCTTGAAGCTGAACAAGTACAGCTGGAAAATCGTTATTCCTGCCACGCTGCTGCTTTCGTGTGCGCTCCAAATCGCGATCATTTTCCTGTTTCCCCGCCTGCCTACGGATGATTCCGAGACGGTGCTTTCTCTGGCGATGAGTATGCTTTATCAAAAGGACTATTCCACCTTTCAGACCGGCGGATATCTGTATATGTTTCCGTTTAACTTTTCCATCGTCCTATACTTAAAAACGCTGCTGCAGCTATTTCCAGATAATTATTTGGTGATTAAAGCCTTCAATATCCTATTTACTCTCGTTACTACACTAATGATTTACTTGCTCTATAGAGAGCTGAATAGCAAGTCAAAGGAAAACGACTATGGCGTTCTAGTGTTCGGCGCGACCTATATTCCAGCACTGTTTATGAGCAATTTTATTTATAACGATGTGATCGCTACCGCTTTTCTGACCAGCGCTTTGTATTTCTCTGTGAGGTTTATCCGAACAAAATCGATTAAGACGATCATCCTCGCGGCCATTTTGCTGGCCATTGGCAACTATTTCAGAAGCATCGGCGTCATTTTTCTGATTGCTGTGCTGCTTAGCCTTATTTTTAACCTAAGGAAAATCGGAGTGAAGAAGGCTATCGCCTCGCTGATTTTATTGGCGGCGCTGTTTAATGTTCCAGCCTGGACGCAAAATGCGGCATTGCAGGCGACGAATGTCGTAGATGAATCGGTCAACGAAAATTCTGCGCCAGTCTACATGTGGCTGAATATGGGCATTAACAAAGACACGTTTGGGTTTTGGGATAACCGGCAAAGCTACAATATTTATCAAAGAGACGCGGGCTATAATAAGGCGGACAGTGTAGAGCTGTTTAAGGAGTCGATTAGCAATAAGCTTTCCGAGGCGAGTATAGGCGATTTAACAGAAATGTATTTTAAAAAGATCGTCTGGACGTGGACGGAAGGAACGTATCAGATGGAGAGGTACGGCATGGGCAACGATGGCTCGTCCGATACAGGAGGAAGAAGGAGCTTTAATCTGGAGCGCTACAGCTATACGACATGGGCGACGGACTTGTTTAAAGCTGATTCGAATTATAGAACAGGGCTGCTCTGGGTGCTGTATGTGATGAGCTTTCTAATGTATGTCGGGATTTTCATCCGATTGCTTGGTGGAATTAAAGGCAAGCGATTCGAAGAAACCTCTTTAATTCTCGTCATTTTAGGGTTCATCGGGTTTTATCTGTTATGGGAAATCAAGTCCCGATATATCTACCCCGTGTATCCATTGCTGATTGTGTTATCCTACATGGGCTTTAAGGATTTTTATGAGTATGGGTGGAAAAAATATTTCCAGAGATAA